A window of the Streptomyces sp. Ag109_O5-10 genome harbors these coding sequences:
- a CDS encoding ABC transporter permease yields the protein MTTATDTGTFTPRPGAAPLPRMIAAQAALETRMLLRNGEQLLLTVVIPTLLLVLFSSADIVDTGSGRPVDFLTPGILALAVMSTAFTGQAIATGFERRYGVLKRLASSPLPRWGLMTAKTASVLVTEILQVILLTVIAFALGWSPHGNLLAVLLLLVLGTAAFSGLGLLMAGTLKAEATLAAANLVFLLLLVGGGVIVPLDKFGGAQSVLGLLPISALSDGLRDVLQHGAGMPWRDLGILAVWAVVGLGAAGRFFRWE from the coding sequence ATGACCACCGCGACCGACACCGGCACCTTCACCCCCCGGCCGGGTGCCGCCCCGCTCCCCCGCATGATCGCGGCGCAGGCGGCGCTGGAGACGAGGATGCTGCTCCGCAACGGCGAGCAGCTCCTGCTGACGGTGGTGATCCCGACCCTCCTCCTCGTGCTCTTCAGCTCGGCGGACATCGTCGACACGGGCTCCGGCAGGCCGGTCGACTTCCTGACCCCCGGCATCCTCGCCCTCGCCGTCATGTCCACGGCCTTCACCGGCCAGGCCATCGCGACCGGCTTCGAGCGCCGCTACGGCGTCCTGAAGCGCCTCGCCTCCTCCCCGCTGCCCCGCTGGGGGCTGATGACGGCGAAGACCGCGTCCGTCCTGGTCACGGAGATCCTCCAGGTGATCCTCCTGACGGTGATCGCCTTCGCCCTCGGCTGGTCCCCGCACGGCAACCTCCTCGCCGTCCTGCTCCTGCTGGTCCTCGGCACCGCCGCCTTCTCCGGCCTCGGCCTCCTGATGGCCGGCACCCTCAAGGCGGAGGCGACCCTGGCCGCCGCCAACCTGGTGTTCCTGCTGCTGCTGGTGGGCGGCGGGGTCATCGTCCCCCTGGACAAGTTCGGCGGCGCGCAGTCGGTACTCGGCCTGCTCCCCATCTCGGCCCTGTCGGACGGGCTGCGGGACGTGCTGCAGCACGGGGCGGGCATGCCCTGGAGGGACCTGGGGATCCTCGCCGTCTGGGCAGTGGTGGGGCTGGGGGCGGCGGGGAGGTTCTTCCGCTGGGAGTGA
- a CDS encoding aminoglycoside N(3)-acetyltransferase, with protein sequence MPTPPPTGPLVTRDALARQLRLLGVKSGETLLAHTSLSSLGWVNGGAVAVVQALLDALGPDGTLVVPTQTGDLSDPAVWRNPPVPEEWWETIRATMPPYDPRTTPARGVGVIPETVRTWPGALRSAHPQTSFAAVGPGAAEIVDAHAPDCRLGERSPLARLEKTHARVLMLGTGYATCTSFHLAEYRIPSPRVRVGRPAPGGGWEEVTEVSITSDRFDELGYDFERDRSVVVRGRVGAAEARLFPVADAVAYAERWLAVHRPREEEI encoded by the coding sequence ATGCCCACACCCCCTCCGACCGGCCCTCTTGTCACCCGCGACGCCCTCGCTCGGCAGCTTCGCCTGCTCGGTGTCAAGTCCGGCGAGACCCTGCTCGCACACACCTCGCTCAGTTCCCTCGGGTGGGTGAACGGCGGAGCCGTCGCCGTCGTCCAGGCCCTTCTCGACGCCCTCGGACCGGACGGCACCCTGGTGGTCCCCACCCAGACCGGCGACCTCTCGGACCCCGCGGTGTGGCGGAATCCGCCGGTGCCCGAGGAGTGGTGGGAGACGATCCGGGCCACCATGCCGCCGTACGACCCCCGGACCACCCCCGCCCGCGGGGTCGGCGTGATCCCGGAGACCGTGCGGACCTGGCCGGGCGCCCTGCGCAGCGCCCACCCGCAGACCTCCTTCGCGGCCGTCGGCCCCGGCGCGGCGGAGATCGTCGACGCGCACGCCCCCGACTGCCGGCTCGGCGAGCGGAGTCCGCTGGCCCGGCTGGAGAAGACGCACGCGCGCGTGCTCATGCTGGGCACCGGCTACGCCACCTGCACCAGCTTCCACCTCGCCGAATACCGGATCCCCTCCCCGCGCGTCCGGGTCGGCCGCCCCGCCCCCGGCGGCGGCTGGGAGGAGGTCACCGAGGTGTCGATCACCTCCGACCGCTTCGACGAACTGGGGTACGACTTCGAACGCGACCGGAGCGTCGTCGTCCGCGGCAGGGTAGGTGCGGCGGAGGCCCGGCTCTTCCCGGTGGCGGACGCGGTGGCCTACGCCGAGCGGTGGCTGGCCGTACATCGCCCCCGTGAGGAGGAGATCTAG
- a CDS encoding glycogen debranching N-terminal domain-containing protein, whose amino-acid sequence MFESADSPAPRSLQPLLHDVVICVDAPAFAASPRDGQLRGAHVQGFYDHDRRLLHTLCLLLNDREPEPIGVQSLSPHQVRFTAVLRDPRDRTDDPTMIVERVRTAGMGETISLRNVGTRERRLRVELAAATDLADIADVKRGLRRAPVPCTGSRGGVGLEWRSASGHAELRTTASVTGPTVADGPEGGTLTWSPVVLRPGDSWQVTVTIAGRAVPEPPGHPIRPGDPTPWSEPFVETDDRRLRDLVAWGLRDLDALRLADPLGGTDGGAEDQFIAAGCPWYLTLFGRDSLWSARMLLPLGTDLARGTLWALARRQGKEHDVFREEAPGRILHELRPATALHGNGMLLPSHYYGSVDATPLFVTLLVEAWQWGLPDAEVDALLPYAERAMRWVLERTGEDTDGLLRYNPPRPDGLRHQSWKDSEDAVRDAEGRRIEPPLALCEVQGYAYEAANGLAELLQHRNRPDEAQQLLNWATALKKRFADLFWLPSADGPAARYVAIAVGHGPTPVSGPASNMGQLLSTGILDEDGCRDVAAWLAHPQFNSGWGLRSRSAAVPGFNPLSYHGGSVWTHDTAIAMGGLCATGHHREAQALLHGLLDAATHFGYRMPELYAGDARSNGSPAPLAYPAACRPQGWSAASGVAVLAALLGLRPDTARRTLAARPAMRVPIKVRGLVLAGRPLTVEVTEDGGCSVPELPEGWRYVTG is encoded by the coding sequence GTGTTCGAATCCGCGGACTCACCGGCACCAAGATCACTGCAGCCGCTGCTGCACGACGTCGTCATCTGTGTCGACGCTCCGGCCTTCGCCGCCTCACCGCGCGACGGACAACTGCGCGGCGCACACGTCCAGGGCTTCTACGACCATGACCGCCGTCTGTTGCACACGCTGTGCCTGCTCCTCAACGACCGCGAGCCCGAGCCCATCGGTGTCCAGTCCCTCAGCCCGCATCAGGTGCGGTTCACCGCAGTCCTTCGCGACCCGAGAGACCGTACGGACGATCCGACGATGATCGTCGAGCGGGTGCGCACCGCCGGCATGGGCGAGACCATCTCGCTGCGCAACGTCGGCACCCGCGAGCGCCGGCTGCGGGTGGAACTGGCCGCGGCCACCGACCTGGCCGACATCGCCGACGTGAAGCGAGGCCTCCGCCGGGCGCCCGTGCCGTGTACCGGGTCGCGCGGCGGGGTGGGACTGGAATGGCGCTCCGCCTCCGGGCACGCGGAACTCCGTACCACCGCGTCCGTGACCGGCCCCACGGTCGCCGACGGCCCCGAGGGCGGCACCCTCACCTGGTCGCCGGTGGTCCTGAGACCGGGCGACTCGTGGCAGGTCACCGTCACCATCGCGGGCCGTGCGGTTCCCGAGCCGCCGGGACATCCGATACGCCCGGGTGACCCCACCCCGTGGAGCGAGCCGTTTGTCGAGACCGACGACCGGCGGCTACGGGATCTGGTGGCCTGGGGCCTGCGAGACCTCGACGCGCTGCGGCTCGCGGACCCGCTGGGCGGTACCGACGGCGGTGCCGAGGACCAGTTCATCGCGGCGGGCTGCCCCTGGTACCTCACCCTGTTCGGCCGGGACTCGCTCTGGTCGGCACGGATGCTGCTGCCGCTCGGCACCGACCTGGCCCGGGGCACCCTGTGGGCACTGGCCCGCCGTCAGGGCAAGGAGCACGACGTCTTCCGGGAGGAGGCTCCCGGACGCATCCTCCACGAACTGCGCCCCGCCACGGCCCTGCACGGCAACGGCATGCTGCTCCCCTCCCACTACTACGGCTCGGTCGACGCCACCCCGCTGTTCGTGACACTGCTGGTGGAGGCCTGGCAATGGGGGCTGCCGGACGCCGAGGTCGACGCGCTGCTGCCATATGCGGAACGTGCCATGCGCTGGGTCCTGGAACGCACCGGCGAGGACACCGACGGCCTGCTCCGATACAACCCACCCCGGCCCGATGGGCTGCGTCATCAGTCGTGGAAGGACAGCGAGGACGCGGTACGGGACGCCGAGGGCCGCCGCATAGAGCCGCCGTTGGCGCTGTGCGAGGTGCAGGGGTACGCGTACGAAGCGGCCAACGGCCTGGCCGAACTGCTCCAGCACCGGAACCGGCCCGACGAGGCCCAACAGCTCCTGAACTGGGCCACCGCCCTGAAGAAGCGTTTCGCCGACCTGTTCTGGCTGCCGTCCGCCGACGGGCCGGCCGCCCGCTACGTCGCCATCGCGGTGGGCCACGGCCCCACCCCCGTCAGCGGTCCCGCCTCGAACATGGGACAGCTGCTGTCGACGGGAATCCTGGACGAGGACGGCTGCCGTGACGTCGCCGCCTGGCTGGCCCACCCTCAGTTCAACTCCGGGTGGGGCCTGCGCAGCCGGTCGGCCGCCGTGCCCGGCTTCAATCCTCTCAGTTATCACGGCGGTTCGGTGTGGACGCACGACACGGCGATCGCAATGGGTGGGCTGTGCGCGACGGGACACCACCGGGAGGCACAGGCCCTGTTGCACGGACTGCTCGACGCCGCGACCCACTTCGGGTACCGGATGCCGGAGCTGTACGCGGGCGACGCCCGCAGCAACGGCTCTCCCGCCCCCCTGGCCTATCCCGCCGCCTGCCGACCGCAGGGCTGGTCGGCGGCGTCCGGGGTGGCTGTGCTGGCCGCACTGCTGGGGCTGCGGCCCGACACCGCCCGCAGGACTCTCGCAGCGAGACCCGCGATGCGGGTACCGATCAAGGTGCGGGGACTGGTGCTGGCCGGCCGGCCGCTCACGGTCGAGGTCACCGAGGACGGCGGCTGCTCGGTTCCCGAACTGCCCGAGGGGTGGCGATACGTGACGGGCTGA
- a CDS encoding ABC transporter ATP-binding protein, with translation MRSEPVVQVRDLVKRYGAKTAVDGLDLTAEAGVTAVLGPNGAGKTTTIETCEGYRKPDSGAVRVLGLDPVRQSAELRPRVGVMLQSGGVYSGARADEMLRHVAKLHAHPLDVDALMERLGLGSCGRTSYRRLSGGQQQRLALAMAVVGRPELVFLDEPTAGLDPQARHATWDLVRDLRADGVSVILTTHYMEEAEQLADDVAVIDAGRVIAKGSPEELCKGGAENTLRFTGRPGLDVGSLLKALPADSTAAELTPGSYRVVGKVNPQLLATVTSWCAQHGVMPDRISVERHTLEDVFLELTGRELRS, from the coding sequence ATGCGAAGTGAGCCGGTGGTCCAGGTGCGGGACCTGGTGAAGCGGTACGGCGCCAAGACCGCTGTGGACGGCCTCGACCTGACCGCCGAGGCGGGCGTGACCGCCGTACTCGGCCCCAACGGGGCAGGCAAGACGACCACGATCGAGACCTGCGAGGGGTACCGCAAGCCGGATTCCGGCGCGGTGCGCGTCCTGGGCCTCGATCCCGTACGGCAGTCCGCCGAGCTGCGCCCCAGAGTCGGCGTGATGCTCCAGTCGGGGGGCGTCTACTCGGGCGCCCGCGCCGACGAGATGCTGCGGCACGTGGCGAAGCTGCACGCCCATCCGCTGGACGTGGACGCGCTGATGGAGCGGCTGGGCCTCGGCAGCTGCGGGCGGACGTCGTACCGCCGGCTCTCCGGCGGCCAGCAGCAGCGCCTCGCGCTCGCCATGGCCGTGGTCGGCCGCCCGGAGCTGGTCTTCCTCGACGAGCCGACGGCGGGCCTCGACCCGCAGGCCCGCCACGCCACCTGGGACCTGGTCCGGGACCTGCGCGCCGACGGTGTCTCGGTCATCCTCACCACGCACTACATGGAGGAGGCCGAGCAGCTCGCCGACGACGTCGCCGTCATCGACGCCGGCCGGGTGATCGCCAAGGGTTCCCCCGAGGAGCTGTGCAAGGGCGGCGCGGAGAACACTCTGCGGTTCACCGGCCGCCCCGGCCTCGACGTCGGCTCGCTCCTCAAGGCGCTGCCGGCCGACTCCACGGCCGCCGAGCTGACCCCGGGCTCCTACCGGGTCGTCGGCAAGGTCAACCCGCAACTGCTGGCGACGGTGACCTCGTGGTGCGCCCAGCACGGCGTGATGCCCGACCGCATCTCGGTCGAGCGCCACACGCTGGAGGACGTGTTCTTGGAGCTGACCGGCAGGGAGCTGCGCTCATGA
- a CDS encoding metalloregulator ArsR/SmtB family transcription factor gives MKNVGEARETPTGAPQEELATGERSTRNRVARSILDHGPSTVTELAGRLGLTPAAVRRHLDALVADDVVAPREQRVYGARTRGRPAKVFALTDCGRDAFDQSYDKLAADALRWIAEQGGGQEAVAAFARARITAQARAYRKAIESVSPDERTEALAKALSLDGYAATARTAPVGEQLCQHHCPVAHVAEQFPQLCEAETEIFAELLGTHVQRLATIAHGDGVCTTFIPKISTDASASTAGRNPA, from the coding sequence GTGAAAAACGTCGGCGAGGCTCGGGAGACCCCCACGGGGGCCCCGCAGGAAGAGCTCGCGACCGGTGAGCGCTCGACGCGCAACCGTGTCGCGCGGTCGATCCTGGACCACGGGCCGTCGACCGTCACCGAGCTGGCCGGACGCCTGGGTCTGACCCCCGCGGCCGTGCGCCGCCATCTGGACGCGCTGGTCGCCGACGACGTGGTGGCCCCTCGTGAGCAGCGGGTCTACGGCGCGCGCACGCGCGGGCGGCCCGCCAAGGTCTTCGCGCTCACCGACTGCGGCCGGGACGCCTTCGACCAGTCGTACGACAAGCTCGCCGCCGACGCGCTGCGCTGGATCGCCGAGCAGGGAGGCGGCCAGGAGGCGGTCGCCGCCTTCGCGCGGGCCCGGATCACGGCCCAGGCGCGCGCCTACCGCAAGGCGATCGAGAGCGTGAGCCCCGACGAGCGCACGGAAGCGCTGGCCAAGGCCCTGAGCCTGGACGGGTACGCTGCAACGGCGCGCACCGCACCGGTCGGCGAACAGCTGTGCCAGCACCACTGCCCGGTCGCCCACGTCGCCGAGCAGTTCCCCCAGCTGTGCGAGGCGGAGACAGAGATCTTCGCCGAGCTGCTCGGAACGCACGTCCAGCGGCTGGCGACCATCGCGCACGGCGACGGCGTCTGCACGACGTTCATCCCCAAGATTTCCACTGACGCATCTGCTAGCACGGCCGGGAGGAACCCCGCATGA
- a CDS encoding tetratricopeptide repeat protein gives MELASSAGVLGGVSAISGYFVVHPRSPHSSDEAEAQGSLYVPPPNLPDPSRYFTGRKQELRDIAKALRPGRRNGGIRIAVVHGLAGAGKSQLAAAYAEERLRHHRSLVWWLSASSYERLRSDLLELAACLGIPEHDSKNVMLNRLWGKLRDSPGWLLVYDDVRRGSIGPLNEESEDSRQSLLPRAGHGEVLITTQQREGWDGHRAVSTLIELSDLGAADGLAFLRLRVDDESSDGQLEKLGAQLDWWPLALEQAGAYIAGTEISVPEYLHRLPDLPKGRNVVAVTFRLAFERVTAADPVAEDLMRLCSFLASEDVRKDMLLGNRAVVPSPLRDVMEDPAAFNHVVRRLSDYSLLRRTGDSRLNTVTYAMHPQVQFHVRQDMDEESRLLWSQAAVQLLEAAFPKRPWQLDQRIMCEGLMPHVVAVTAELAWAADAGDHELGAARDPQALARLLHRVGQYQEHRCDWSRALDYFNQEAVLRGLHTDDYLGRTTARLSVANQRYRRAQLAKAEQECRAALDECESHEGVPGFLPLRANCQRLLGGILRERAKFTEALEAMELAISLYESPEARWEDLDRAVAEQELGLIHRNARQLRQALEHYQGAEDRMPSQGSEEPRDHLVFRAMLQRDRAIVAQDRGDLGTAERKLRAALVVFDGNRGTDDFETSQVCKFLADVLRRRAEEARTRARETHHPMRRVRMMREARQRLDEADALLGPVVALHFKRRESEEHKYAACLNKLGSLRLAQGRHQEALDALLEAESIYRGSYDAGHPYRAKTLSRLGAALIATGGTVVLSTGEEVNAEQTLLLAEEIFRTRLGDSHPSLVAVYERLAQCTTDATAKAELRGRARRIKEALYSETLPEPHPSITPDAAPS, from the coding sequence GTGGAGCTGGCTTCGAGCGCCGGGGTACTCGGAGGCGTCTCGGCGATTTCGGGGTACTTCGTCGTCCACCCCCGCTCCCCGCATTCCTCCGACGAAGCGGAGGCCCAGGGCTCGTTATACGTACCTCCGCCCAACCTTCCGGATCCCTCGAGGTACTTCACCGGACGCAAACAGGAACTCCGCGACATCGCGAAGGCGTTACGGCCCGGCCGCCGCAACGGTGGCATCAGGATCGCCGTCGTCCACGGGCTGGCCGGTGCCGGCAAGTCCCAGTTGGCCGCCGCCTACGCCGAGGAGCGGCTCAGGCACCACCGTTCCCTGGTGTGGTGGCTGTCGGCATCCAGTTACGAGCGGCTCAGAAGCGACCTGCTGGAGCTGGCGGCCTGCCTCGGCATTCCGGAGCACGACTCCAAGAACGTCATGCTCAACCGGCTCTGGGGAAAGCTGCGTGATTCACCCGGCTGGTTGCTCGTGTACGACGACGTGCGACGGGGCAGCATAGGACCGCTGAACGAGGAGAGCGAGGACTCACGTCAGTCTCTGCTGCCGCGGGCCGGGCACGGCGAGGTCCTGATCACCACTCAACAGCGGGAGGGCTGGGACGGGCACCGCGCTGTCTCTACCCTGATCGAGCTGTCCGATCTCGGTGCCGCGGACGGTCTCGCCTTCCTCAGGTTGCGCGTCGACGACGAGAGCAGCGACGGACAGCTCGAAAAGCTGGGTGCGCAACTGGACTGGTGGCCTCTCGCACTGGAACAGGCTGGTGCGTACATCGCCGGGACGGAGATCTCCGTCCCGGAATATCTGCACCGGCTGCCCGACCTGCCCAAAGGCCGCAATGTCGTCGCCGTCACCTTTCGGCTCGCCTTCGAACGGGTGACGGCGGCCGACCCGGTTGCCGAGGACCTCATGCGCCTCTGTTCCTTCCTGGCCTCCGAGGACGTACGCAAGGACATGCTGCTGGGCAACCGAGCGGTGGTCCCCTCTCCGCTGCGGGACGTCATGGAGGACCCCGCCGCGTTCAACCACGTGGTACGTCGGCTGTCCGACTACTCGCTGCTGCGCCGCACCGGGGACAGCAGGCTCAACACCGTCACCTACGCCATGCACCCCCAGGTTCAGTTCCACGTCCGCCAGGACATGGACGAGGAGTCGCGACTGCTGTGGTCACAGGCCGCCGTCCAGCTCCTCGAAGCGGCGTTCCCGAAACGACCGTGGCAGCTGGACCAGCGCATCATGTGCGAGGGGCTGATGCCCCACGTCGTGGCGGTGACCGCCGAGCTGGCCTGGGCCGCCGACGCCGGGGACCACGAGCTCGGCGCTGCCCGCGACCCCCAGGCACTGGCCCGTCTCCTGCACCGGGTCGGCCAGTACCAGGAACACCGCTGCGACTGGAGCCGCGCCCTGGACTATTTCAACCAGGAGGCGGTCCTCCGCGGTCTGCACACCGACGACTATCTGGGGCGTACGACGGCTCGGCTGTCCGTGGCCAACCAGCGCTATCGACGCGCACAGCTCGCCAAGGCGGAGCAGGAGTGCCGTGCGGCGTTGGACGAGTGCGAGAGCCACGAGGGCGTCCCAGGGTTTCTTCCGCTCCGGGCCAACTGTCAGCGGCTGCTGGGCGGGATTCTGCGGGAACGCGCCAAGTTCACCGAGGCTCTCGAAGCGATGGAACTCGCCATCTCGCTGTACGAGAGCCCGGAAGCCCGCTGGGAGGACCTCGACCGGGCCGTCGCCGAGCAGGAACTCGGCCTGATCCATCGCAACGCGAGGCAGCTGAGGCAGGCGCTGGAACATTACCAGGGCGCCGAGGACCGGATGCCCAGCCAGGGCAGTGAGGAGCCCCGCGACCATCTGGTCTTCCGGGCGATGCTGCAGCGTGACCGGGCCATCGTCGCCCAGGACCGGGGCGACCTGGGGACCGCCGAGCGCAAGCTGCGTGCCGCCCTCGTGGTCTTCGACGGCAACCGCGGTACCGACGACTTCGAGACCTCGCAGGTCTGCAAGTTCCTGGCGGACGTCCTGCGGCGCCGCGCCGAGGAGGCGCGCACCCGCGCGCGGGAGACCCACCATCCGATGCGACGCGTCCGGATGATGCGCGAGGCACGCCAGCGGCTCGACGAGGCCGACGCGCTCCTCGGACCGGTGGTGGCCCTGCACTTCAAACGCCGCGAGAGCGAGGAACACAAGTACGCGGCCTGCCTCAACAAGCTGGGGTCTCTACGGCTGGCCCAGGGGCGCCACCAGGAGGCTCTGGATGCCCTGCTGGAGGCGGAGTCCATCTACCGCGGATCCTACGACGCCGGGCATCCCTACCGGGCCAAGACCCTCTCCCGCCTCGGCGCCGCCCTGATCGCCACCGGCGGCACGGTCGTCCTCTCCACGGGCGAGGAAGTGAACGCCGAGCAGACGCTGCTGCTCGCCGAAGAAATCTTCCGTACCCGTCTCGGCGACAGCCATCCCTCGCTCGTCGCGGTGTACGAACGCCTTGCACAGTGCACCACGGACGCCACCGCGAAGGCGGAGCTCCGTGGCCGAGCCCGCCGGATCAAGGAGGCGCTCTACAGCGAGACGCTGCCCGAGCCGCACCCGTCGATCACCCCCGACG